TGCTGGTAATCTCTTCTTGGGCTTGAAGTGTTGGAATTCAAAGAAAATGGCAGCGCCTTTCGTTAACTTTTCCACGTGTTTCGGGAGCTCAAGGCCCATGTTGAAATGCACATATGTGTCTTCTTTCCAGGAAGCCACAGGTGTGTCCTGCATGGGAGTCAGATCTATGCTATTCAGGTCTTTGACACTGACAGTGATGTAGGGGTCGATGCACTGGCCTGCATCTTTCAGGTCAATCTTCTCCATGCAAATGGGGAGCAACGTCATGCCAGGCTCTGATGGTCACTTCAGTAGCAAAGTGCCAGGGACTCTCACAGGCAGGGAACCAGAACTACTTCGCcctcctcttcatcttcttccaACTCCAACTTCTCTTATTCTCCAGGAGCTAAAATCCTTCTTAGGGGAACAGGCTGAACATCAAATGGGGATTCTTTATTATAGGTAAGAAtattcttgggactggagagataacatgggcttgccttgcatacagaaagacagtgtttcaaatcccagcatcccatagggtcccccaagcatgccaagagcgatttctgcacatagagccaggaggaacccctgggcgctgctgagtgtgacccaaaaaccaaaaaaaaaaaaaaaaaaaagtatattcttTAGGATTGGCTCTAGCTTCTTCAGATCCTCCAGTTGAAATTCTTTTTGGGACTATGTGGACTGCAAAGCTGCATTTTGTAATTCCAAGCATATTGGAATTTtgcctatggtgctcaggggttactcctggctgtctgctcagaaatagctcctggcaggcacgggggaccatatgggacaccgggattcgaaccaaccacctttagtcatggatcggctgcttgcaaggcaaacgccgctgtgctatctctccggtcccttcttTTGTTCTTCTGTGAATTCAGAATTATTGTGTTGAGCTTGGGCCTCTTTCTGTAGATGTTTTGCTAATACCTGTTACTTGTCGATGGCTTCCACCAACTGGCCCCAGGAATTTAAGTCAGTGCCCCTCCAGAAACTGGTGCCCCAGTGCTGCAGCAAGCTCCGGGTTCCCTCCGACATGCCAGGACTCCCAGCTGTCCCGCCCAGCCCCGCAGCCCCCACGCGACCCCAGGCCAGGCTGGGGCATCCACAGGGCCAGGACACACCGCGCCTGCCGCCCAAGTCCCCCTAATACtgattttaagataattttaagaTCATCTATGAGTGTTTAAAaaaactttggggccgggcggtggcgctagaggtaaggtgcctgccttgcctgtgctagccttggacggactgcagttcgatcccccggtgtcccatatggtcccccaagccaggagcaacttctgagcgcatagccaggagtaacccctgagcgttaccgggtgtggcctaaaaaaacaaaacaaaacaaaacaaaacttttactATCTGATTTtccttagaaataaaattttaggaataaACTTCATATCTTGGTTAATTCACAAATGGAGCAAACTCATTGCCTGGGACAGTCTCTATCATGAGATGCTTTAATTGTGAATAAAGTCTTTGATCATTTATAAAAACAGATCTGATACTTTGGCACAGAtgtatgtcaaaaaaaaaaaaaaaaccaaaacactttAACCACTATTCTAGAGTACAGACTTAGTCATGGtcttaaaaagaaagggaataatTGTGACTGTGTTTGAGATTCTGCTTCTATTACAGTTCAAATTTGATCTAGTCATTTTCGATTTAACAACATTGCCGGATCGTGGGTTTGAATTTGAGAATAGGAGGTGTAGAAATACatccctggatggggctggatggaggtggatgatggtgagaagaatagagggtgaggcctttctcctccagcccaggccacatgcctcCAATCCCCTCCAGCCGGtaggtctgcaggttcaggatagcagagaggaaatcatccacagccaggtttcaggagacatcagctttattcaggccctagccagcatgtgtggcctatcataacatTTCAAGTCAGATCCATTATCAGCCCTGCATTCatcttctttcagccatctctcctcctcctcctgcttcttccTCTATCTCCCTTGCTCAATCTCCCTCAATTAATCCTCCAAATCAATCCCCTTCCTGCCTCTGAGGCAATCATTTTGttacctcccagaaatgggcaggtcttactatctGGTAGGATAGACAGAAGATGAGGGTGGGGTGACATCTCCCCCTCTCTGAATATTAATGAAAGGTAATAAGCTTTTGTATTCCTGACTCTGCCTGCCAAAGGCGGGAATcttaatattcccatagcaacagGTGGCTCTTAAAACTGGTTTCtatggagctagagcaatagcacagcagggagaagtttaccttgcacgcggctgacccaagttcaatccctggcatcccatagggttccctgaacaccatcaggcttgatacctgagtgcagatccaggagtaacccctgagcacagttgggagtggcccccaaacagacaaaataaCCCAAATCTGGTTTATAACTGTCTGTCTCAGAACTATGTTATCAACTCTCTGGTAAATGAGCTAAGAGGCCTGTGACTGCACAACACCCCAACTTGGGCTCCTCATGGAAGGGGGGAAATAGCATCACTCTTGTCCCCAGGCACAAAGTCTGAAGAAAGTAAACATCATTGCTCCCTCCTGTATGAGCCTTGGGCCTTTGCCACCCCACAGCTGCTTCAGCTGTCACCTTTGCCAAGGCCAGTGAGAGCTGGGAATGTTGAAATATCACTGTCTTATGCTGATTAAAGTTTTGAAGTTAAGAACTAAAAGGTACTGGAGCCGGAGAAatatatcacagtggtagggcatttgccttgcatgctacagaccagggatggacccgggttctattcctggcatgccatatgttACCTTGAGcctaccatgagtaatttctgagtgcagagtcagaagtaacctctgagttacacaaggcatggccccaaaataaataaaataaaataaaataaaataaaaggtactggatgctttataaatattaaggaaaaaaataggtatttatttgggaaataagattttaaatattttgattgaaTACTAGCATTTTGGTTTTtaatagatgggtgggtgggtgggtggatgaatgggagGGTGGgttgatggatgaatggatgattgagtggttgggtgggtgggtggtggatggatggacagaggatggatggatggatgaatggggtGGGTGAACGAATGAATAAATGACAAGATGGAAGGGTGGTAGATGGATGTATGGGTGAATACATGATGAATTGAATGGGTGAATGTGTGGCAGGATCACAGAGTCAGTAAGTGCGTACTGGatgatagatgggtgggtgggcagATGGGTGGATGCTAAATGGATGCAGGGTAAGGGAGAGATCTCCCAGGAATATCTTTGTTCCCTTACGGCTGAGGATCTAAAGAATTAAATCCTCTCTTCGCACAATGACTTTTTCGGGGGGTGCAGAAGGAGGGATGAGGAGATCAGCTTGGCCTAAAACCGGATAATCCAGATTTGTGATTTAATTCAGTAGCTTGTGTTTGACACAGGAGAAGGGCATGGGGAGcagaggtgggggtagggtgaggTTGGGGGAAGCGCTCTGAGCTTCCAGGAAATCAGGACAAGggtgtaggaaggaaggaagcctgGGGAGGGAGGGCTCAATTAACCCTTTTCAGGAGTCTGCTTTCCTTGCCTCCCTCTTCAAGGGGGACTTGTGGCAACTGAGGTGGgagtaaggagaaaaaaattaataataataataataataataataatattttaactgAGGAGAAGAAAGCAGACAGGTATTCTCTTCACTCCTCCTTCCTGCTCCAGTTCTGAGGGtccccccagccccagccctggccACAGTCATGCCCCCTCCATCTCCTCTCCAGCCGTGGGGATTAAGTCCTCCAACGCGCTTGTTCCATGCCATCCAGGAGAGGGACTGGGGTTTCCAGATCTTTCTCAGCGAGACATCATCTTCACAAACTCTGTGAAGAAAATAAATCCTTGGTGAGGCACCACCTGTTTCTAAGAGTGTGCTGGGGCCCaagggtacacacacacacacacacacacacacacacacacacacacacacacacacacacacacctggcttcCATCCCCAacgttccaggagtgattccagagtgcagagtcagcagtaagccttgagcacttctgggtgtggtccccaaaataaataaagaacaacaacaacaaacaagaagGTCCCATGAAGTATTGGAGAAATGGGTTGATAAGGCTCCTATTGAACAAATTCTGGACACGTATGGTTCATTTTAGTGACCAACAGACCCTGTTGGTTTACAACTTTGGTTTCACCCAAATTCACAGAGATTTTTCCTATTTACCCCCTTGATCTACATATCTAAAGCCTACTTGGTGGTGGTTTTGGTGTCTAATAAAATctcactttctcttctctctctctctctctctctctctctctctctctctctctctctctctctctctctctctctcccccccccccccaaatcttgcacatgtgtttcaccctctcaTGCTTGACCTAGTTTATTTCCTGTGGGAACCCTGCTCCAGACCATTTCCCTGGGTGGATTACGGCCTGTGGAATCCAACAAGACACCATGATATGACTCTGGCCAGTGGACTAAGGTTATGTATATGGGTCAGTCTGTCCTGATCTGACCAAGGCAGGGTTTGGGCCTGGCTTGGCTGTGACTCAAAGCCAAATGAAACAACTGTCTCCACCCAAGTTTAGAGGTTGGTTCACACCCCCAGTGCCATGAACAGAGTCAAGGAGATCCAACTCATCACTTTTCTTGGAAATTTAGGATGTCATCATCATCACCCTTATTGGCAGAGATCAACCGAGACTTTTGGGGTGAAGCAGTGAGTAGGAGGAAGCCAAGGGAGAGATGACCCACCTGGATTGGAACACCATGAATATTGAGCCCTGGCTCCCAGCTATCTACCAGCCCCACTTGCCACCTGGTGGGAAACTGGTCCTCCTAACAAAGGTGCCAGGGGATAGAGGAATGGGAGAGCGAGGTGAATGTGAACCCCTGAGTAGGAAGGGAGCTCCCAGATGAGGGGTGCTGAGGTGGATCCAGATTGAATATGGGAACTGGAAGAGGCTGAGCCCATGGGAATGGCACGGGGAGAAAGGGCTGGAATTCTGGAATGTTCCAGAAGCTCGAACCCCAAAGCAGAGGAGAAGAAGGCAAAAGGCCAGACTAATGGGGGCAACTCCCCTGGGGAACTGAAGGGAAGTTCCTGAGATAGTTCTTCACCcctgcaaaataaaattaaaaaacaaaaaagtcgaCTCACCTTCAAAGTTGACGGTGCCATCTCCATTGATGTCGGCTTCCTGGACAACCTCGGCCAACTCCTGAGGGCTGAGCTTCTCACCCAAGAGTCTCTGCATAGCCTGCTGCAGCTCCCCAAGGGTGACCTCCCCGTCCCCATTGCTGTCGAACTGCAACAGGTGCAGAAATGGGGGAACTGCATCCCAGACCCCTCTACCCACAGTTGTGCTCGAagctccctcactccctccttggGCCAGGAATGGAGCACAGTCAGCACCCCATTCTCCCATGGTGGGGATCCACCATGCTTCATGGGTTCAGGAGGGTTTGAGGCTCTTCCCGTCTTCctgctttctcctcttctctcctccctcttccctccttcttcttcccccgtcctccctcctccctcttccttccttccttctctttccctctccctccttcctcctctcctccctcctcctcacttctccctccttcctccctccttctccttactctcttctccttcttccctgctccctcttcctccctcctcttccccttcccttctcctctctcctatttttctttcctccctctgcccttctcctctctcccttctcctccctcctccccttccctccttcctcctccctcttcctctttcctctcttccctcctcccccctctttttcccttttcctccctgttcccctcctccttctcctcctccctgtTTTCCTccacttctctcttccctcctcccctcccaccttttccttcctccttctcccctcctccctcttccttcttccttcctcttcctccctcctcctcctccaacatTCTGAGACTCTCCACTCACTTCCTTGAAGGCATCTCGCATCTCCTGAACTCCGATCATCCCTGCCGTTTCTGCCAACAGCCTGGGTGCCATCAGCTCCACGAAGTCATCAAAGTCCACGCGACCCCCCACTGCAGAGAAGAGGGGGGTCCTGGCAGAGTCTACCTGGCAGGTCCTGGCAGTCTACCCACCCACGCCCTGGTCTTGACTTCAGGAGCAGGTCTGTGCACAATATTCCCCAACCCGTCTGCTCACAGCTGTGCCGTGCAAGGCCCAAGAAACCCTGTGTGTGGCAGGACAGTCACAAATGTGTGACTGTTCCCTGTCCCAGGCCTGCAGGGCCTGGCCCGAGAGGGCTGTTCGTCACTTCCAAGGGATGCTTATCGAAGAAAAGACTCCCTGATCACCCAGGGGAAGAGGAGCATTCAGGCTGGTAGGTGTCTTGGTTCCTGTGCTATATATACCCTGGTCCCCAATCCCCCAATCTCCAGCTTCATAGTCTGAGCCACTTCCTCTCAGGCTTAGGTCCCTCCCCAACTCCCTGACCCCCTGACCCCCAGTTTTCTCACAGTTCATGCGGATTTGCTGGCCCAGTTCTGCCAGCTCCAGCTCCGTGGGCATGTACCCCATCGTCCGCATGAGGTGGCCCAGGTCCTTGCACGAGATGAGCCCATCCCTATCCTTGTCAAACTGCAGAAAAGCTTCTCGGAGCTCTGAGAGATGAGGGAGAAGAGGTGGGGGGCCCAGGGGTGCGGTAGGGGGGTTTGAAgcagtcactgggtgtggtgggattccttgaAACCACCCCAAGACTCTACGCAAGGCAAATATGTTTCCAAAATCCCAACAGAGGGTAGGacttgggggcccacacccaggggtgttcaggggttgctctgcactcagggatctctcttggtagtgctcagggcttgctcctgcctctgtgct
This window of the Suncus etruscus isolate mSunEtr1 chromosome 14, mSunEtr1.pri.cur, whole genome shotgun sequence genome carries:
- the CABP5 gene encoding calcium-binding protein 5, which gives rise to MQVPLGAACIFLRKGIAEKQRERLLGQDEIEELREAFLQFDKDRDGLISCKDLGHLMRTMGYMPTELELAELGQQIRMNLGGRVDFDDFVELMAPRLLAETAGMIGVQEMRDAFKEFDSNGDGEVTLGELQQAMQRLLGEKLSPQELAEVVQEADINGDGTVNFEEFVKMMSR